The genomic interval GGCAGGTTCACCGTCTTGGAGAGCGCGCCGGAGATCCACGGCTGGATGGCCGCCATCATGCGGACGTGGCCCATCGCGGAGATGGAACGCTCGCCCATCGCGCAGTCGAAGACCTCGTAGTGCTCGGTCTTCAGGCCGGGGGCGTCGATCACATTGCCGTGCTCGGCGATGTGGGCGACGATCGCCTCGATCTGCTCCTCCTGGTAGCCCAGGCGGCGCAGGGCCTGCGGGACGGTGCCGTTGACGATCTGCATCGAGCCGCCGCCGACCAGCTTCTTGAACTTGACCAGGGCGAGGTCGGGCTCGAGGCCGGTGGTGTCGCAGGACATCGCGAGACCGATGGTGCCGGTGGGCGCGATGACCGAGGCCTGCGCGTTACGGAAACCGTTCTTCGCGCCGAGCCGGATCACGTCCTGCCACGCCTCGGTCGCGGCGGCCCAGATCGGGTTGTCCAGGTCGTCGGCGTGCACGGCCACCGCGTTGGCGTCGGCGTGCTGCTTCATGACGCGCTGGTGCGGCTCGGCGTTGCGGGCGTAGCCGTCGTACGGGCCGACGACGGCGGCCAGCTCGGCGGAGCGCTTGTACGAGGTGCCGGTCATCAGCGAGGTGATGGCGCCGGCGAGCGCGCGGCCGCCGTCGCTGTCGTACGCGTGGCCGGTCGCCATCAGCAGGGCGCCGAGGTTGGCGTAGCCGATGCCGAGCTGGCGGAAGGCGCGGGTGTTCTCGCCGATCTTCTCGGTCGGGAAGTCGGCGAAGCAGATGGAGATGTCCATCGCGGTGATGACCAGCTCGACGACCTTGGCGAAGCGCTCGGACTCGAAGGACTGGTTGCCCTTGCCGTCGTCCTTGAGGAACTTCATCAGGTTCAGCGAGGCGAGGTTGCACGAGGTGTTGTCCAGGTGCATGTACTCGCTGCACGGGTTCGAGCCGTTGATCCGGCCGGACTCGGGGCAGGTGTGCCAGTGGTTGATCGTGTCGTCGTACTGGATGCCCGGGTCGGCGCAGGCCCAGGCGGCCTCGGCCATCTTGCGGAAGAGGGACTTGGCCTCGACCTCTTCGATGACGTCGCCGGTCATCCGGGCGCGCAGCCCGAACTTGCCGCCGGACTCGACGGCCTTCATGAACTCGTCGTTCACACGGACCGAGTTGTTGGCGTTCTGGTACTGGACGGACGTGATGTCGTCGCCGCCCAGGTCCATGTCGAAGCCCGCGTCGCGCAGGGCGCGGATCTTCTCCTCCTCCTTCACCTTGGTCTCGATGAAGTTCTCGATGTCGGGGTGGTCGACGTCGAGGATGACCATCTTGGCCGCGCGGCGGGTGGCGCCACCGGACTTGATCGTTCCGGCGGAGGCGTCGGCGCCCCGCATGAAGGAGACGGGACCGGAGGCGTTGCCGCCGGAGGAGAGGAGTTCCTTGGAGGAACGGATGCGGGAGAGGTTCAGGCCGGCCCCGGAGCCGCCCTTGAAGATCATGCCCTCTTCCTTGTACCAGTCGAGGATCGACTCCATGGAGTCGTCGACGGCCAGGATGAAGCAGGCGGAGACCTGCTGCGGCTGGGGAGTGCCGACGTTGAACCAGACCGGGGAGTTGAAGCTGAAGATCTGGTGCAGGAGGGCGTACGCCAGCTCGTGCTCGAAGATCTCCGCGTCGGCGGGGGAGGCGAAGTACTGGTAGTCCTCGCCGGCCTTCCGGTACGTCTTGACGATCCGGTCGATCAGCTGCCGCAGACCGGTCTCGCGCTGCGGGGTGCCCACGGCGCCCCGGAAGTACTTGCTGGTGACGATGTTGACCGCGTTCACCGACCAGAAGTCGGGGAACTCGACGCCACGCTGCTCGAAGTTGATCGAGCCGTCGCGCCAGTTGGTCATGACGACGTCACGGCGCTCCCACGACACCTCGTCGTACGGATGCACGCCGGGGGTGGTGTGGATGCGCTCGATACGCAGGCCCTGCTTGGACGCAGTCGACTTGGTCCCCTTGTTGCGGGAACCTCGTGCCGGGCCGCTCGCCGTCTCTGTCATGCCGCCTCCCATATATGGGCAAAAACGCCCTGAAGTGCCGAGAACTTCCCCGGGCACAGTGTGTGTCTGATGCTTCGGCCGCCGCATTCGTCATACGTCGCCCGGAGCAAGGTCCAGGTGCCGGCCCGCGCGATCCCCGGATCGGCGCGGCCGGCGGCTGCCGCTCAGTCGGCGGCGACGGCGGGCGCGGGGACCTCGATGGTCTCGCCGCTCCCGCATGATTCCGCGCGGGGCCGCCGCTCACGGAGTTCCGTGATGGCGGCCTCGAAGTCTTCGAGGCTGTCGAACGCCCGGTACACGGACGCGAAGCGCAGGTAGGCGACGAGGTCGAGTTCCTGCAAGGGGCCGAGGATGGCCAGGCCCACGTCGTGCGTGGTCAGCTCGGCGCTGCCGGTCGCGCGCACCGCCTCCTCGACCCGCTGGCCGAGCTTGGCGAGGGCGTCCTCGGTGACGGGCCGCCCCTGACACGCCTTGCGCACACCCGAGATGACCTTGGTGCGGCTGAAGGGCTCGGTGACCCCGCTGCGCTTGACCACCATGAGTGAACAGGTCTCCACCGTGGTGAAGCGGCGGGAGCAGTCGGGACACTGGCGGCGCCGGCGGATCGAGGTCCCGTCGTCGGTGGTGCGACTGTCGACGACCCGGCTGTCGGGGTGCCTGCAGAAGGGGCAGTGCATGGCTCCCAACCCTCCTTCACAGCACGACTGAATAGCCTCTTCAGGCCCGTTCGGGGCCCTCGAAGCGGTCTCAAGCATAGGCGATGACCGCACCCCGATAGACGGGGGACCACTACATTCGGGGCGGTCGGAAGTATCCAACCACTAGATCTTGGGTCCGGCCGCGCATTCGGCCCTACGCGCGTGTCGCGCCGGAGGGCGGCCGGAAGGCAGCGTAAGGCCGACCAAGAGGGTACGGGAAGCGCCCGGACGGCGGACGACCGGGCAGCCACCCCGCGACGGCGCCGCACAGGGTGCCGCGCTACGGTCCGGGGCGGCCGCGACCACCGCCGGGGCGAGCGGCACCGCCCTCGGCGGCAGCGTCTCGTCGCGCACTGTAGGCAGCCTCATACACCCGGCGGTGGAACCCCGACAGTCTTTTATTCGTTTTTCACTCGAACGTGTGTTTGGCGCAACCTTTCGAA from Streptomyces drozdowiczii carries:
- a CDS encoding vitamin B12-dependent ribonucleotide reductase; its protein translation is MTETASGPARGSRNKGTKSTASKQGLRIERIHTTPGVHPYDEVSWERRDVVMTNWRDGSINFEQRGVEFPDFWSVNAVNIVTSKYFRGAVGTPQRETGLRQLIDRIVKTYRKAGEDYQYFASPADAEIFEHELAYALLHQIFSFNSPVWFNVGTPQPQQVSACFILAVDDSMESILDWYKEEGMIFKGGSGAGLNLSRIRSSKELLSSGGNASGPVSFMRGADASAGTIKSGGATRRAAKMVILDVDHPDIENFIETKVKEEEKIRALRDAGFDMDLGGDDITSVQYQNANNSVRVNDEFMKAVESGGKFGLRARMTGDVIEEVEAKSLFRKMAEAAWACADPGIQYDDTINHWHTCPESGRINGSNPCSEYMHLDNTSCNLASLNLMKFLKDDGKGNQSFESERFAKVVELVITAMDISICFADFPTEKIGENTRAFRQLGIGYANLGALLMATGHAYDSDGGRALAGAITSLMTGTSYKRSAELAAVVGPYDGYARNAEPHQRVMKQHADANAVAVHADDLDNPIWAAATEAWQDVIRLGAKNGFRNAQASVIAPTGTIGLAMSCDTTGLEPDLALVKFKKLVGGGSMQIVNGTVPQALRRLGYQEEQIEAIVAHIAEHGNVIDAPGLKTEHYEVFDCAMGERSISAMGHVRMMAAIQPWISGALSKTVNLPETATVEDVEEVYFEAWKMGVKALAIYRDNCKVGQPLSAKTKEKEKEAVTAKAEDTIRTAVEKVVEYRPVRKRLPKGRPGITTSFTVGGAEGYMTANSYPDDGLGEVFLKMSKQGSTLAGMMDAFSIAVSVGLQYGVPLETYVSKFTNMRFEPAGMTDDPDVRMAQSIVDYIFRRLALDFLPFETRSALGIHSAEERQRHLDTGSYEPTFEEEQLEAETMAQTAPVRTETLKAVAPVQETAKAEPRTAHTSAELVEMQLGISADAPLCFSCGTKMQRAGSCYICEGCGSTSGCS
- the nrdR gene encoding transcriptional regulator NrdR yields the protein MHCPFCRHPDSRVVDSRTTDDGTSIRRRRQCPDCSRRFTTVETCSLMVVKRSGVTEPFSRTKVISGVRKACQGRPVTEDALAKLGQRVEEAVRATGSAELTTHDVGLAILGPLQELDLVAYLRFASVYRAFDSLEDFEAAITELRERRPRAESCGSGETIEVPAPAVAAD